From the genome of Chroicocephalus ridibundus chromosome 1, bChrRid1.1, whole genome shotgun sequence, one region includes:
- the FAM76B gene encoding protein FAM76B isoform X7: MAAAAAAAPALYACTKCNQRYPFEELSQGQQLCKECRIAHPIVKCTYCRSEFQQESKTNTICKKCAQNVKQFGTPKPCQYCNIIAAFIGTKCQRCTNSEKKYGPPQTCEQCKQQCAFDRKEEGRRKVDGKLLCWLCTLSYKRVLQKTKEQRKSLGSSHSNSSSASLTEKDQHHSKHHHHHHHHHRHSSSHHNSSINQSADSGGTDNFVLISQLKEEVMSLKRLLQQRDQTILEKDKKLTELKADFQYQESNLRTKMNSMEKAHKETVEQLQAKNRELLKQVAALSKGKKFDKSGSILTSP, from the exons atggcggcggcggcggcggccgccccggctcTTTACGCCTGCACCAAGTGCAACCAGCGCTACCCCTTCGAGGAGCTCTCCCagggccagcagctctgcaag GAGTGCCGGATCGCCCACCCCATCGTGAAATGCACTTACTGCCGGTCGGAGTTCCAGCAGGAGAG CAAAACCAATACGATATGCAAGAAGTGTGCCCAAAACGTGAAGCAGTTTGGAACG CCCAAGCCTTGTCAGTATTGTAACATTATTGCAGCATTTATTGGCACAAAATGTCAGCGTTGCACCAACTCGGAGAAGAAGTATGGCCCACCGCAGACCTGTGAACAGTGCAAACAGCAGTGTGCTTTTGATcgaaaagaggagggaagaaggaag GTTGATGGAAAGTTGTTGTGTTGGCTCTGCACACTGTCCTACAAGAGAGTGCTACAGAAGACaaaagaacagaggaagagcCTAGGATCGTCACATTCGAACTCCTCATCTGCATCGCTTACTGAAAAAGACCAGCATCAttcaaaacaccaccaccatcaccaccatcatcatcgTCACAGCAGCAGTCATCATAA tagctCTATAAATCAGTCAGCAGACAGTGGAGGAACTGACAACTTTGTCCTCATAAGTCAGCTGAAAGAAGAAGTAATGTCACTTAAACGTCTTCTGCAGCAAAGAGATCAGACtattttagaaaaagataaaaag TTGACAGAACTGAAGGCAGACTTCCAGTACCAGGAGTCTAACTTGAGGACAAAGATGAACAGTATGGAGAAAGCTCACAAGGAAACTGTGGAACAGTTGCAG GCCAAAAACAGAGAACTACTCAAACAGGTTGCAGCATTGTCAAAGGGTAAAAAGTTTGATAAAAGTGGGAGCATACTAACATCTCCTTGA
- the FAM76B gene encoding protein FAM76B isoform X6: MAAAAAAAPALYACTKCNQRYPFEELSQGQQLCKECRIAHPIVKCTYCRSEFQQESKTNTICKKCAQNVKQFGTPKPCQYCNIIAAFIGTKCQRCTNSEKKYGPPQTCEQCKQQCAFDRKEEGRRKVDGKLLCWLCTLSYKRVLQKTKEQRKSLGSSHSNSSSASLTEKDQHHSKHHHHHHHHHRHSSSHHKISSLSPEQDQGLWKQSSINQSADSGGTDNFVLISQLKEEVMSLKRLLQQRDQTILEKDKKLTELKADFQYQESNLRTKMNSMEKAHKETVEQLQAKNRELLKQVAALSKGKKFDKSGSILTSP, translated from the exons atggcggcggcggcggcggccgccccggctcTTTACGCCTGCACCAAGTGCAACCAGCGCTACCCCTTCGAGGAGCTCTCCCagggccagcagctctgcaag GAGTGCCGGATCGCCCACCCCATCGTGAAATGCACTTACTGCCGGTCGGAGTTCCAGCAGGAGAG CAAAACCAATACGATATGCAAGAAGTGTGCCCAAAACGTGAAGCAGTTTGGAACG CCCAAGCCTTGTCAGTATTGTAACATTATTGCAGCATTTATTGGCACAAAATGTCAGCGTTGCACCAACTCGGAGAAGAAGTATGGCCCACCGCAGACCTGTGAACAGTGCAAACAGCAGTGTGCTTTTGATcgaaaagaggagggaagaaggaag GTTGATGGAAAGTTGTTGTGTTGGCTCTGCACACTGTCCTACAAGAGAGTGCTACAGAAGACaaaagaacagaggaagagcCTAGGATCGTCACATTCGAACTCCTCATCTGCATCGCTTACTGAAAAAGACCAGCATCAttcaaaacaccaccaccatcaccaccatcatcatcgTCACAGCAGCAGTCATCATAA AATCAGCAGTCTGAGTCCAGAACAAGATCAGGGACTATGGAAACAGAG ctCTATAAATCAGTCAGCAGACAGTGGAGGAACTGACAACTTTGTCCTCATAAGTCAGCTGAAAGAAGAAGTAATGTCACTTAAACGTCTTCTGCAGCAAAGAGATCAGACtattttagaaaaagataaaaag TTGACAGAACTGAAGGCAGACTTCCAGTACCAGGAGTCTAACTTGAGGACAAAGATGAACAGTATGGAGAAAGCTCACAAGGAAACTGTGGAACAGTTGCAG GCCAAAAACAGAGAACTACTCAAACAGGTTGCAGCATTGTCAAAGGGTAAAAAGTTTGATAAAAGTGGGAGCATACTAACATCTCCTTGA
- the FAM76B gene encoding protein FAM76B isoform X4, whose product MAAAAAAAPALYACTKCNQRYPFEELSQGQQLCKECRIAHPIVKCTYCRSEFQQESKTNTICKKCAQNVKQFGTPKPCQYCNIIAAFIGTKCQRCTNSEKKYGPPQTCEQCKQQCAFDRKEEGRRKVDGKLLCWLCTLSYKRVLQKTKEQRKSLGSSHSNSSSASLTEKDQHHSKHHHHHHHHHRHSSSHHNHKSSAAIQNETPKKKPKLESKPSNGDSSINQSADSGGTDNFVLISQLKEEVMSLKRLLQQRDQTILEKDKKLTELKADFQYQESNLRTKMNSMEKAHKETVEQLQAKNRELLKQVAALSKGKKFDKSGSILTSP is encoded by the exons atggcggcggcggcggcggccgccccggctcTTTACGCCTGCACCAAGTGCAACCAGCGCTACCCCTTCGAGGAGCTCTCCCagggccagcagctctgcaag GAGTGCCGGATCGCCCACCCCATCGTGAAATGCACTTACTGCCGGTCGGAGTTCCAGCAGGAGAG CAAAACCAATACGATATGCAAGAAGTGTGCCCAAAACGTGAAGCAGTTTGGAACG CCCAAGCCTTGTCAGTATTGTAACATTATTGCAGCATTTATTGGCACAAAATGTCAGCGTTGCACCAACTCGGAGAAGAAGTATGGCCCACCGCAGACCTGTGAACAGTGCAAACAGCAGTGTGCTTTTGATcgaaaagaggagggaagaaggaag GTTGATGGAAAGTTGTTGTGTTGGCTCTGCACACTGTCCTACAAGAGAGTGCTACAGAAGACaaaagaacagaggaagagcCTAGGATCGTCACATTCGAACTCCTCATCTGCATCGCTTACTGAAAAAGACCAGCATCAttcaaaacaccaccaccatcaccaccatcatcatcgTCACAGCAGCAGTCATCATAA CCATAAATCCTCTGCAGCTATTCAGAATGAAACtccaaagaaaaaacccaaactggaaTCCAAGCCATCAAATGGAGATAG ctCTATAAATCAGTCAGCAGACAGTGGAGGAACTGACAACTTTGTCCTCATAAGTCAGCTGAAAGAAGAAGTAATGTCACTTAAACGTCTTCTGCAGCAAAGAGATCAGACtattttagaaaaagataaaaag TTGACAGAACTGAAGGCAGACTTCCAGTACCAGGAGTCTAACTTGAGGACAAAGATGAACAGTATGGAGAAAGCTCACAAGGAAACTGTGGAACAGTTGCAG GCCAAAAACAGAGAACTACTCAAACAGGTTGCAGCATTGTCAAAGGGTAAAAAGTTTGATAAAAGTGGGAGCATACTAACATCTCCTTGA
- the FAM76B gene encoding protein FAM76B isoform X2: protein MAAAAAAAPALYACTKCNQRYPFEELSQGQQLCKECRIAHPIVKCTYCRSEFQQESKTNTICKKCAQNVKQFGTPKPCQYCNIIAAFIGTKCQRCTNSEKKYGPPQTCEQCKQQCAFDRKEEGRRKVDGKLLCWLCTLSYKRVLQKTKEQRKSLGSSHSNSSSASLTEKDQHHSKHHHHHHHHHRHSSSHHKISSLSPEQDQGLWKQSHKSSAAIQNETPKKKPKLESKPSNGDSSINQSADSGGTDNFVLISQLKEEVMSLKRLLQQRDQTILEKDKKLTELKADFQYQESNLRTKMNSMEKAHKETVEQLQAKNRELLKQVAALSKGKKFDKSGSILTSP, encoded by the exons atggcggcggcggcggcggccgccccggctcTTTACGCCTGCACCAAGTGCAACCAGCGCTACCCCTTCGAGGAGCTCTCCCagggccagcagctctgcaag GAGTGCCGGATCGCCCACCCCATCGTGAAATGCACTTACTGCCGGTCGGAGTTCCAGCAGGAGAG CAAAACCAATACGATATGCAAGAAGTGTGCCCAAAACGTGAAGCAGTTTGGAACG CCCAAGCCTTGTCAGTATTGTAACATTATTGCAGCATTTATTGGCACAAAATGTCAGCGTTGCACCAACTCGGAGAAGAAGTATGGCCCACCGCAGACCTGTGAACAGTGCAAACAGCAGTGTGCTTTTGATcgaaaagaggagggaagaaggaag GTTGATGGAAAGTTGTTGTGTTGGCTCTGCACACTGTCCTACAAGAGAGTGCTACAGAAGACaaaagaacagaggaagagcCTAGGATCGTCACATTCGAACTCCTCATCTGCATCGCTTACTGAAAAAGACCAGCATCAttcaaaacaccaccaccatcaccaccatcatcatcgTCACAGCAGCAGTCATCATAA AATCAGCAGTCTGAGTCCAGAACAAGATCAGGGACTATGGAAACAGAG CCATAAATCCTCTGCAGCTATTCAGAATGAAACtccaaagaaaaaacccaaactggaaTCCAAGCCATCAAATGGAGATAG ctCTATAAATCAGTCAGCAGACAGTGGAGGAACTGACAACTTTGTCCTCATAAGTCAGCTGAAAGAAGAAGTAATGTCACTTAAACGTCTTCTGCAGCAAAGAGATCAGACtattttagaaaaagataaaaag TTGACAGAACTGAAGGCAGACTTCCAGTACCAGGAGTCTAACTTGAGGACAAAGATGAACAGTATGGAGAAAGCTCACAAGGAAACTGTGGAACAGTTGCAG GCCAAAAACAGAGAACTACTCAAACAGGTTGCAGCATTGTCAAAGGGTAAAAAGTTTGATAAAAGTGGGAGCATACTAACATCTCCTTGA
- the FAM76B gene encoding protein FAM76B isoform X5, whose product MAAAAAAAPALYACTKCNQRYPFEELSQGQQLCKECRIAHPIVKCTYCRSEFQQESKTNTICKKCAQNVKQFGTPKPCQYCNIIAAFIGTKCQRCTNSEKKYGPPQTCEQCKQQCAFDRKEEGRRKVDGKLLCWLCTLSYKRVLQKTKEQRKSLGSSHSNSSSASLTEKDQHHSKHHHHHHHHHRHSSSHHKISSLSPEQDQGLWKQSSSINQSADSGGTDNFVLISQLKEEVMSLKRLLQQRDQTILEKDKKLTELKADFQYQESNLRTKMNSMEKAHKETVEQLQAKNRELLKQVAALSKGKKFDKSGSILTSP is encoded by the exons atggcggcggcggcggcggccgccccggctcTTTACGCCTGCACCAAGTGCAACCAGCGCTACCCCTTCGAGGAGCTCTCCCagggccagcagctctgcaag GAGTGCCGGATCGCCCACCCCATCGTGAAATGCACTTACTGCCGGTCGGAGTTCCAGCAGGAGAG CAAAACCAATACGATATGCAAGAAGTGTGCCCAAAACGTGAAGCAGTTTGGAACG CCCAAGCCTTGTCAGTATTGTAACATTATTGCAGCATTTATTGGCACAAAATGTCAGCGTTGCACCAACTCGGAGAAGAAGTATGGCCCACCGCAGACCTGTGAACAGTGCAAACAGCAGTGTGCTTTTGATcgaaaagaggagggaagaaggaag GTTGATGGAAAGTTGTTGTGTTGGCTCTGCACACTGTCCTACAAGAGAGTGCTACAGAAGACaaaagaacagaggaagagcCTAGGATCGTCACATTCGAACTCCTCATCTGCATCGCTTACTGAAAAAGACCAGCATCAttcaaaacaccaccaccatcaccaccatcatcatcgTCACAGCAGCAGTCATCATAA AATCAGCAGTCTGAGTCCAGAACAAGATCAGGGACTATGGAAACAGAG tagctCTATAAATCAGTCAGCAGACAGTGGAGGAACTGACAACTTTGTCCTCATAAGTCAGCTGAAAGAAGAAGTAATGTCACTTAAACGTCTTCTGCAGCAAAGAGATCAGACtattttagaaaaagataaaaag TTGACAGAACTGAAGGCAGACTTCCAGTACCAGGAGTCTAACTTGAGGACAAAGATGAACAGTATGGAGAAAGCTCACAAGGAAACTGTGGAACAGTTGCAG GCCAAAAACAGAGAACTACTCAAACAGGTTGCAGCATTGTCAAAGGGTAAAAAGTTTGATAAAAGTGGGAGCATACTAACATCTCCTTGA
- the FAM76B gene encoding protein FAM76B isoform X3, producing MAAAAAAAPALYACTKCNQRYPFEELSQGQQLCKECRIAHPIVKCTYCRSEFQQESKTNTICKKCAQNVKQFGTPKPCQYCNIIAAFIGTKCQRCTNSEKKYGPPQTCEQCKQQCAFDRKEEGRRKVDGKLLCWLCTLSYKRVLQKTKEQRKSLGSSHSNSSSASLTEKDQHHSKHHHHHHHHHRHSSSHHNHKSSAAIQNETPKKKPKLESKPSNGDSSSINQSADSGGTDNFVLISQLKEEVMSLKRLLQQRDQTILEKDKKLTELKADFQYQESNLRTKMNSMEKAHKETVEQLQAKNRELLKQVAALSKGKKFDKSGSILTSP from the exons atggcggcggcggcggcggccgccccggctcTTTACGCCTGCACCAAGTGCAACCAGCGCTACCCCTTCGAGGAGCTCTCCCagggccagcagctctgcaag GAGTGCCGGATCGCCCACCCCATCGTGAAATGCACTTACTGCCGGTCGGAGTTCCAGCAGGAGAG CAAAACCAATACGATATGCAAGAAGTGTGCCCAAAACGTGAAGCAGTTTGGAACG CCCAAGCCTTGTCAGTATTGTAACATTATTGCAGCATTTATTGGCACAAAATGTCAGCGTTGCACCAACTCGGAGAAGAAGTATGGCCCACCGCAGACCTGTGAACAGTGCAAACAGCAGTGTGCTTTTGATcgaaaagaggagggaagaaggaag GTTGATGGAAAGTTGTTGTGTTGGCTCTGCACACTGTCCTACAAGAGAGTGCTACAGAAGACaaaagaacagaggaagagcCTAGGATCGTCACATTCGAACTCCTCATCTGCATCGCTTACTGAAAAAGACCAGCATCAttcaaaacaccaccaccatcaccaccatcatcatcgTCACAGCAGCAGTCATCATAA CCATAAATCCTCTGCAGCTATTCAGAATGAAACtccaaagaaaaaacccaaactggaaTCCAAGCCATCAAATGGAGATAG tagctCTATAAATCAGTCAGCAGACAGTGGAGGAACTGACAACTTTGTCCTCATAAGTCAGCTGAAAGAAGAAGTAATGTCACTTAAACGTCTTCTGCAGCAAAGAGATCAGACtattttagaaaaagataaaaag TTGACAGAACTGAAGGCAGACTTCCAGTACCAGGAGTCTAACTTGAGGACAAAGATGAACAGTATGGAGAAAGCTCACAAGGAAACTGTGGAACAGTTGCAG GCCAAAAACAGAGAACTACTCAAACAGGTTGCAGCATTGTCAAAGGGTAAAAAGTTTGATAAAAGTGGGAGCATACTAACATCTCCTTGA
- the FAM76B gene encoding protein FAM76B isoform X1, with amino-acid sequence MAAAAAAAPALYACTKCNQRYPFEELSQGQQLCKECRIAHPIVKCTYCRSEFQQESKTNTICKKCAQNVKQFGTPKPCQYCNIIAAFIGTKCQRCTNSEKKYGPPQTCEQCKQQCAFDRKEEGRRKVDGKLLCWLCTLSYKRVLQKTKEQRKSLGSSHSNSSSASLTEKDQHHSKHHHHHHHHHRHSSSHHKISSLSPEQDQGLWKQSHKSSAAIQNETPKKKPKLESKPSNGDSSSINQSADSGGTDNFVLISQLKEEVMSLKRLLQQRDQTILEKDKKLTELKADFQYQESNLRTKMNSMEKAHKETVEQLQAKNRELLKQVAALSKGKKFDKSGSILTSP; translated from the exons atggcggcggcggcggcggccgccccggctcTTTACGCCTGCACCAAGTGCAACCAGCGCTACCCCTTCGAGGAGCTCTCCCagggccagcagctctgcaag GAGTGCCGGATCGCCCACCCCATCGTGAAATGCACTTACTGCCGGTCGGAGTTCCAGCAGGAGAG CAAAACCAATACGATATGCAAGAAGTGTGCCCAAAACGTGAAGCAGTTTGGAACG CCCAAGCCTTGTCAGTATTGTAACATTATTGCAGCATTTATTGGCACAAAATGTCAGCGTTGCACCAACTCGGAGAAGAAGTATGGCCCACCGCAGACCTGTGAACAGTGCAAACAGCAGTGTGCTTTTGATcgaaaagaggagggaagaaggaag GTTGATGGAAAGTTGTTGTGTTGGCTCTGCACACTGTCCTACAAGAGAGTGCTACAGAAGACaaaagaacagaggaagagcCTAGGATCGTCACATTCGAACTCCTCATCTGCATCGCTTACTGAAAAAGACCAGCATCAttcaaaacaccaccaccatcaccaccatcatcatcgTCACAGCAGCAGTCATCATAA AATCAGCAGTCTGAGTCCAGAACAAGATCAGGGACTATGGAAACAGAG CCATAAATCCTCTGCAGCTATTCAGAATGAAACtccaaagaaaaaacccaaactggaaTCCAAGCCATCAAATGGAGATAG tagctCTATAAATCAGTCAGCAGACAGTGGAGGAACTGACAACTTTGTCCTCATAAGTCAGCTGAAAGAAGAAGTAATGTCACTTAAACGTCTTCTGCAGCAAAGAGATCAGACtattttagaaaaagataaaaag TTGACAGAACTGAAGGCAGACTTCCAGTACCAGGAGTCTAACTTGAGGACAAAGATGAACAGTATGGAGAAAGCTCACAAGGAAACTGTGGAACAGTTGCAG GCCAAAAACAGAGAACTACTCAAACAGGTTGCAGCATTGTCAAAGGGTAAAAAGTTTGATAAAAGTGGGAGCATACTAACATCTCCTTGA